The Agromyces mangrovi genome contains a region encoding:
- a CDS encoding TIGR03557 family F420-dependent LLM class oxidoreductase: MLERFAPSEAVELAALAESHGFRGVMAADHFQPWLPRHGQSAFVWSVLPAIAERTTGDVGPGVTTPTYRWHPAMVAQASATMAAMYPGRHWLGIGSGEALNEHIVGRYWPEAPERINRMFEAVDVIRKLFAASAAGRDVRHSGPNFKLESTRLWTMPETPPEILVAAGGPVTAKRAGRTVDGLITMDAPPERLELLLARFAEGAREVGRDARRMPKVLQFHLSWAPTDEEAMANAMREWPIAGMRIGKGDIRSPFEFEQLARGVRPEDLADRLTISSDPDVHRAAIQRAFDLGFDRVYLHNVGRNQAEWLEVFGREVLPKVTR, encoded by the coding sequence ATGCTCGAGCGCTTCGCCCCATCCGAGGCGGTCGAGCTCGCCGCCCTCGCCGAGTCGCACGGCTTCCGCGGGGTGATGGCCGCCGACCACTTCCAGCCCTGGCTGCCGCGCCACGGGCAGTCGGCGTTCGTCTGGAGCGTGCTGCCCGCGATCGCCGAGCGCACCACGGGCGACGTGGGCCCGGGCGTGACCACGCCCACCTACCGCTGGCACCCCGCGATGGTCGCCCAGGCGAGCGCCACCATGGCCGCGATGTACCCCGGCCGGCATTGGCTCGGCATCGGCTCGGGCGAGGCGCTCAACGAGCACATCGTCGGCCGCTACTGGCCCGAGGCGCCCGAGCGCATCAACCGCATGTTCGAGGCCGTCGACGTGATCAGGAAGCTGTTCGCGGCCTCGGCGGCCGGCCGCGACGTGCGCCACTCCGGCCCGAACTTCAAGCTCGAGTCGACCCGGCTCTGGACGATGCCCGAGACCCCGCCCGAGATCCTCGTCGCCGCGGGCGGCCCGGTGACGGCCAAGCGCGCCGGTCGCACCGTCGACGGCCTCATCACCATGGACGCCCCGCCCGAGCGCCTCGAGCTGCTGCTCGCGCGCTTCGCCGAGGGCGCCCGCGAGGTGGGCCGCGACGCGCGGCGCATGCCGAAGGTGCTGCAGTTCCACCTCTCGTGGGCGCCGACCGACGAGGAGGCCATGGCGAACGCGATGCGCGAGTGGCCCATCGCGGGCATGCGCATCGGCAAGGGCGACATCCGCTCGCCGTTCGAGTTCGAGCAGCTCGCGCGCGGCGTGCGCCCCGAGGACCTGGCCGACCGGCTCACCATCAGCTCCGACCCCGACGTGCACCGCGCCGCGATCCAGCGCGCGTTCGACCTCGGGTTCGACCGCGTCTACCTGCACAACGTCGGCCGAAACCAGGCCGAGTGGCTCGAGGTGTTCGGGCGCGAGGTGCTGCCGAAGGTGACCCGATGA
- a CDS encoding LolA family protein codes for MRSNDAGSRRKQRLIAWTPAVAVPAVIAAGVLLAPVSANAAIDLPDLEPSELLELVESSEVRELSGTIEQTSDLGLPDLSGLTGGMGPSGGGDGAGDAGPSIDDLLEFATGSHTMRVYLDGDLARLQVLDGFGQRDVIAGPDEVWFTDSREETATHVTPPSEAELARLEAWKDAQSEAWTAEHGDELEASADMPTPEEVADEVLASLDASDEVAVGDDGRVAGRDAYELVVTPADPDTTIGRIAIAVDAETGVPLAVEVVARGASDPAFTVGFTSVSLDAPDPALFDFTPPEGWTVTEQPIEVPSDEELAAMAEGDGEAHAGEPGDAPTVVGDGWSTVVVFDPAEMAADTPEGDAPEGEATDGAAPDAGFDPSQLEQLATPVDGGLLFQTTLVNVLFADDGLVYAGAVTPQVLLDVAAGTR; via the coding sequence ATGCGCTCGAACGATGCCGGTTCGCGCCGGAAGCAGCGACTGATCGCCTGGACGCCCGCGGTCGCGGTGCCCGCGGTGATCGCCGCTGGCGTGCTGCTCGCGCCCGTCTCGGCGAACGCGGCGATCGACCTGCCCGACCTCGAGCCCTCTGAGCTGCTCGAGCTCGTGGAGTCGAGCGAGGTGCGCGAGCTCTCGGGAACGATCGAGCAGACGTCCGACCTCGGGCTGCCCGACCTCTCGGGCCTCACCGGTGGCATGGGGCCGTCGGGCGGGGGCGACGGGGCGGGCGACGCCGGCCCGAGCATCGACGACCTGCTCGAGTTCGCGACCGGCTCGCACACCATGCGCGTCTACCTCGACGGCGACCTCGCGCGCCTGCAGGTGCTCGACGGGTTCGGCCAGCGCGACGTCATCGCGGGCCCGGACGAGGTCTGGTTCACCGACTCGCGCGAGGAGACCGCGACCCACGTGACACCGCCGTCCGAGGCCGAGCTCGCTCGCCTCGAGGCGTGGAAGGACGCGCAGTCCGAGGCGTGGACGGCCGAGCACGGCGACGAGCTCGAGGCATCCGCCGACATGCCCACGCCCGAGGAGGTCGCCGACGAGGTGCTCGCTTCGCTCGACGCGTCCGACGAGGTCGCCGTCGGCGACGACGGCCGCGTGGCCGGACGCGATGCGTACGAGCTCGTGGTGACGCCCGCCGACCCCGACACGACGATCGGGCGCATCGCGATCGCGGTCGACGCCGAGACCGGCGTGCCGCTCGCGGTGGAGGTGGTCGCCCGAGGGGCATCCGACCCGGCCTTCACCGTCGGGTTCACGTCGGTGTCGCTCGACGCGCCCGACCCGGCGCTTTTCGACTTCACGCCGCCCGAGGGCTGGACCGTCACCGAGCAGCCGATCGAGGTGCCGAGCGACGAGGAGCTCGCGGCGATGGCCGAGGGCGACGGCGAGGCGCATGCGGGCGAGCCCGGCGACGCGCCGACCGTGGTGGGCGACGGCTGGTCGACGGTGGTCGTGTTCGACCCGGCGGAGATGGCGGCGGATACCCCCGAGGGCGACGCTCCCGAGGGCGAGGCGACCGACGGCGCGGCGCCCGACGCAGGCTTCGACCCGTCGCAGCTCGAGCAGCTCGCGACCCCGGTCGACGGCGGACTGCTGTTCCAGACCACGCTCGTGAACGTGCTGTTCGCCGACGACGGCCTCGTCTACGCGGGCGCGGTCACCCCGCAGGTGCTGCTCGACGTCGCCGCCGGAACCCGCTGA
- the fgd gene encoding glucose-6-phosphate dehydrogenase (coenzyme-F420) yields the protein MTLTLGYKASAEQFGPRELVEIAVAAEGHGFESVAVSDHFQPWRHTGGHAPFSLAWMAAVAERTSTIRIGTSVMTPTFRYNPAVIAQAFATMGCLAPDRIFLGVGTGEALNEVATGFRGAGEQEWPEFRERFARLRESVRLMRALWKGDRVSFEGEYYSTHDASIYDVPEGGIPVYIAAGGPTVAKYAGRAGDGFICTSGKGQELYVDKLIPAVKEGADAGGRSFDDVDRMIEIKLSYEETEEAALDNTRFWSPLSLSAEQKHDITDPVEMERAADALPIEQIAKRWIVGTDPDAVVDQIWQYVDWGMNHLVFHAPGHDQARFMQLFERDLAPRLRARAA from the coding sequence GTGACACTCACCCTCGGATACAAGGCCTCCGCAGAGCAGTTCGGCCCGCGCGAGCTCGTCGAGATCGCCGTCGCCGCTGAGGGCCACGGCTTCGAGTCGGTCGCCGTGAGCGACCACTTCCAGCCGTGGCGCCACACGGGCGGGCACGCGCCGTTCTCCCTCGCGTGGATGGCCGCCGTCGCCGAGCGCACGTCGACGATCCGCATCGGCACGAGCGTGATGACGCCGACGTTCCGCTACAACCCGGCGGTGATCGCGCAGGCGTTCGCGACCATGGGCTGCCTCGCGCCCGACCGCATCTTCCTCGGCGTCGGCACCGGCGAGGCGCTGAACGAGGTCGCGACCGGCTTCCGCGGCGCGGGCGAGCAGGAGTGGCCCGAGTTCCGCGAGCGGTTCGCGCGCCTGCGCGAGTCGGTCCGCCTCATGCGCGCGCTCTGGAAGGGCGACCGGGTCTCGTTCGAGGGCGAGTACTACTCGACCCACGACGCGTCGATCTACGACGTGCCCGAGGGCGGCATCCCCGTCTACATCGCCGCCGGCGGCCCGACCGTCGCGAAGTACGCGGGGCGCGCGGGCGACGGCTTCATCTGCACCTCGGGCAAGGGACAGGAGCTCTACGTCGACAAGCTCATCCCCGCCGTGAAGGAGGGGGCGGATGCCGGTGGGCGCTCGTTCGACGACGTCGACCGAATGATCGAGATCAAGCTCTCGTACGAGGAGACCGAGGAGGCCGCGCTCGACAACACGCGCTTCTGGTCGCCGCTGTCGCTGTCGGCGGAGCAGAAGCACGACATCACCGACCCGGTCGAGATGGAGCGGGCCGCCGACGCGCTGCCGATCGAGCAGATCGCGAAGCGCTGGATCGTCGGCACCGACCCCGACGCGGTCGTCGACCAGATCTGGCAGTACGTCGACTGGGGCATGAACCACCTCGTGTTCCACGCCCCCGGCCACGACCAGGCCCGCTTCATGCAGCTCTTCGAGCGCGACCTCGCCCCTCGCCTGCGCGCCCGCGCCGCCTGA
- a CDS encoding coenzyme F420-0:L-glutamate ligase — MSAAMQVWALGGLPEVRPGADLVELVADAAGDTLAAGDILVVTSKIVSKAEGRIVAAVDREDAITAETVRVVATRGYPGGVTRIVENRLGMVAAAAGVDASNTDDGTVLLLPVDPDASARALAAGLRERLGAEVGVIVSDTLGRPWREGQTDVAIGAAGVHVVDDLRGQTDAAGKPLMVTLPCVADELAAAGDLVKGKASGCPVAVVRGMGRLVGPLDLPGARSIVRPSERDMFRLGTEEALEQGRREGYAAGVAAAGAGGGGTFDEGYAAGFDEGRAEA, encoded by the coding sequence ATGAGCGCGGCGATGCAGGTCTGGGCGCTGGGCGGCCTGCCCGAGGTGCGGCCCGGTGCCGACCTCGTCGAGCTGGTGGCGGATGCCGCGGGCGACACGCTGGCCGCCGGCGACATCCTCGTGGTGACCTCCAAGATCGTGTCCAAGGCCGAGGGTCGCATCGTCGCGGCCGTCGACCGCGAGGACGCGATCACCGCCGAGACCGTGCGCGTCGTGGCGACGCGCGGGTACCCGGGCGGCGTCACGCGCATCGTCGAGAACCGCCTCGGGATGGTCGCCGCGGCCGCGGGCGTCGACGCGAGCAACACCGACGACGGCACCGTGCTGCTGCTGCCCGTCGACCCCGACGCGTCGGCGCGCGCGCTCGCCGCGGGCCTGCGCGAGCGGCTCGGCGCCGAGGTCGGCGTGATCGTGAGCGACACGCTCGGCCGGCCGTGGCGCGAGGGGCAGACCGACGTGGCCATCGGCGCCGCCGGGGTGCACGTCGTCGACGACCTGCGCGGGCAGACCGATGCGGCGGGCAAGCCGCTCATGGTCACGCTGCCGTGCGTGGCCGACGAGCTCGCCGCCGCCGGCGACCTCGTGAAGGGCAAGGCGAGCGGATGCCCCGTGGCGGTCGTCCGCGGCATGGGCCGCCTCGTCGGCCCGCTCGATCTTCCGGGTGCGCGCTCGATCGTGCGCCCGAGCGAACGCGACATGTTCCGCCTGGGCACCGAGGAGGCGCTCGAACAGGGCAGGCGCGAGGGGTACGCGGCGGGGGTCGCCGCGGCCGGTGCCGGTGGCGGGGGGACCTTCGACGAGGGGTACGCCGCCGGCTTCGACGAGGGGAGGGCCGAGGCATGA
- the cofC gene encoding 2-phospho-L-lactate guanylyltransferase, translating into MTHWTVVIPVKEPSKAKSRLGADVPPEARAALARAFALDTIAATAATPAVDRVVVVTHAELAIEPGPARIQLIDDGRAHGLPAAIELGIAHARATGAGWTAVLLGDLPAMRPDELDGALNAAAMHPLGFLPDADEHGTVLATAGIDVPFAPAFGGASAAAHAEQGFVPLDVDGVVGLRRDVDTAESLEVALQLGVGPNTAEAVAAFADGALPHRRTTIGKGTRS; encoded by the coding sequence ATGACGCACTGGACCGTCGTGATCCCGGTGAAGGAGCCGAGCAAGGCGAAGTCGCGCCTAGGGGCCGACGTGCCGCCCGAGGCGCGTGCCGCGCTCGCCCGCGCGTTCGCACTCGACACGATCGCGGCGACCGCGGCGACGCCCGCGGTCGACCGGGTCGTGGTCGTCACGCACGCCGAGCTGGCGATCGAGCCGGGGCCGGCGCGCATCCAGCTCATCGACGACGGGCGCGCGCACGGGCTGCCCGCCGCCATCGAGCTCGGCATCGCGCACGCCCGCGCGACCGGGGCCGGCTGGACGGCCGTGCTGCTGGGCGACCTGCCCGCGATGCGCCCGGACGAGCTCGACGGTGCGCTGAACGCCGCGGCGATGCATCCGCTCGGGTTCCTGCCCGACGCCGACGAGCACGGCACCGTGCTCGCGACCGCGGGCATCGACGTGCCGTTCGCACCCGCGTTCGGCGGGGCATCCGCCGCCGCCCACGCGGAGCAGGGCTTCGTGCCGCTCGACGTCGACGGGGTCGTCGGCCTCCGACGCGACGTCGACACCGCCGAATCGCTCGAGGTCGCGCTGCAGCTCGGCGTCGGCCCCAACACCGCGGAGGCGGTCGCGGCATTCGCCGACGGCGCGCTGCCGCACCGCAGGACCACCATCGGAAAGGGAACCAGATCGTGA